The nucleotide window CAAGATAGTTTTGAAGTAATCAAACCTTCCAGCTTGATAACGTTGGGATGATTGAGTTTCCTAAGTATCAAAATCTCTCTCGCCATAAACTTAACACTCTCTGGCTCGAAGTTGTCGAACCTCACCTTCTTCAATGCCACAATCTTCCCAGTCTCAGTCTCTACCGCACGGAACACACTGCTATAAGTCCCTTGTCCAATCTACAGAAACCAAACTAAACTCCATTAGTTTCACTATTTCCTCAACCAAACAacatttcaataataataataataaccatTTATACGAAACTCAAATTGTTTTAACcattttaaattagttaaaattagtctaaatatattaaattaattaataatattaatgcaAATccacaaatttgtctaatttaattttttatgtgTAGTTTTATAATTcgtcaaaataattttataattaaactcaAATCtcattaaaatatctaatgtaaatgtaaaatatataaaaataaatcaataatttgatAAGGTCTAAATCTCATATAATCCACCTAATCACTAGTCGTCCGTGAACACACATTGTTACTACCtaaccatttcttaaacatcgaTAATAATAGCCTTGAATTAAACAGATCCCTCCCCTGGAACCAATGACCTCTTACATGTAATCTAAAGTTTTAGCCACTAGGCCACACAATACGAACCTTCTCGAGCTTTTCGAAAGCATCAGATCGAAGTGGGACCCAGCCATGGATAGCTTCACCAGCCACGTTGCTCAGCCACGCAGGCCAACCGGCAGCGACCTGCTCCGCCTCAATGTATTTGCTGATACTACCGAGACGGAAACTCAGCGAGCCGCTACCGCGTCCCGACTCGCTCAACTCGCTCCCGAGCTCACTCTTCTGGCTCCTCTTCCAGCTCCTGCTCCTCCACGACGCGAGCTTCTTTAGAATCGGGCGAGGCGGATCCTCGACCACAACCCGACCCGATCCGGAGCACTCGTTCTCGTTCTCCTTGAATACGCCCGAGTGATCGATCGCCGGCGTCACGGAGACCGTCTGCTTCGAGTTAACGCAGCCCATTTTTTTGTAACGGAATTGCGAATTCTTCTCGTAACCTACCAATCAACACACGCCAGCTAAGTCTCGCACTGGATCCGTCTGCGTAATCGGATCCGGGTTGGAGTGAATCTCCTGAGAGAGTGGTGAATCTCTGAGGTTTCGTATTTTTATaatgagagaagaagagagaatgtTTTTGGCGTATTACGGAAGATGACagtacattttaaaaaaaaacgatttaagatttaaaatacaGAAGAATACATGCATTTATTAATTTCTGGTCCAATAAATCGAATCTACACCTTCCAGTTTTGAAATTCTATTTTAGCAATATAGTTAATGACAGCTTTTTGGTTCAAATGAATAGTAGACTACACAAATGTGGaagaatattaatttttaaaaaggaaatattatattaaatcgtgtggaaaaaatagaatatatatattggatGTATGCATTAATTTTGGGTTGGATGAATAGTAGACTCCACAAATGTGGAAGAgtattaattttataagaacATTATTAAACAGTGTGGAAATTAATTTTGGTTGAAATGAATAGTAGTCCACACATGTGTGGTTAAAAAGGAAATATCATCAAACCGTGTGGAATATAATTGTGAAATAGAAGGGAAATTATCTATAGGCTTGTATTGTACTCGTATGTATTAATGTTTGGTCTATAGTCAGTCAGTACACGCGAATGGCTATTATTGAATTATCAAATTGTGCGAAGGTGACTTGAAATGATATATGTCCATAAGCACTAAGTAGCATATGACTAATAAGATTTACAAAGCTATAAACTATGATTAAGTTTCCATAAGATAAGTCAAAACAAATTCATTACAGAGACATATCATAATTGCAAAGAGAACCACACTTGTGTCTCTAATGCTTTGCCAGCTCTTAGACTATGATGACTACTGCTATTTATCATAATTTCTTTTTCTCCAAATTCAAAATactgatttatattttatattttaaacaacGTCCACATGTAACTTTattatttatcaaatttataCCTAAAAAGACCGAAAAAATACTAGTAGAATCCAAAAGAAAAGTCGGCAACTTCCAACTGCAAAAACGaccaaaaaacaaagaaaacagtAGTCACATCTATTTCAAAATCGCTATGATTCAAAAGAAACCAAACTCGAATCCAAATCATTATTATCTTCTGAAAATCGATATTTAGTTGAGTTCTTGGTGAGCCTAAAGTCCATCATAGCATACTGATATTAATGATGATCAGATTAATAAGAGAATTTATTCGCAAACAAAACACTTATTAAAgttaactaggataagacccgcgccttgcgcggaattaagttattatttttattatattttggaaaatgaaacaatagtttggcttcatttggattaggggtgttcaatccgaatatcgggttggtttcggttcggttcgtttttttcggtatttcggttagtaaaatataactactattctaaatccatatttactttgactttagtcattcacatacttttgaaagatttcaactggacgactaaattgatcagccaatcttgttgctttaaatcattagtatttatatatatatattatttagtttgaatatttattaaataaaaattcatatgcgttatattttatgatcatttgtaacttattataccaaaaaaataatctattgatcacaaaattttcagagtgggaacattcaaatttctaataatatatagacattttgaaaaattcaaaatataacatataagaaaaaatataaatgtttttattatatatttaatgtgattttttaatatctttcaataatataaaattaaaaaaaaactaagataccaaaattgttatcaaatatttattattcataataattaattttcatatatgcgtgaatcatattaggtaatttcgtagcttctaattaaagaaagtgcaaaaaaaaatttggtagattatttatcaattcgatagttagtttaataaaaaatataatgtaagttaagatggtccaacctatttttctaagaatagtatattttatatagtcatttattaaatgaggatatataatcatacagttctatgatcattcatatcattttataactgaatatttaaatcatcgataataaaattttcaatgtgaaatctttaataagtttataatttataaatgtttttgaaaattcattgaaagttttaatattaaaatatttatgtaatcttatggtatatagtataatctatatatatatatatgtgttttaaaatcatgtgtatattcttataatattaaataaaagttcatattaatacaattttatgatcatttgtaacttattatgacaaaaaaataatctattgatcacaaaattttcagagtggggatcttcaaatttctaataatttatagacgttttgaaaaattcaaaatataacatataagaaaaaatataaatttttttattatatatttaatgtgatttttaaatatcttttaatactataaaatttaaaaaaagaactaagatacaaaaattgttatcaaatatttattattcataataattaattttcacatatacgttaatcagattaggtaatttcgtagcttttatttaaggaaaatgcaaaacattttttggtacgttatttatcaattcgatagttagttttataaaaagtgtaatataagttaagattgactaacatatttttctaaaaatagtatattttgtatagttatttattaaataagaatttataatcatacggttctatgatcattcatatcgttttataacaaaatatttaaatcatcgataacaaaattttcaatctgaaatctttaataagtttataatttataaatgttcttgaaaattcattgaaaattttaatattaaaatatttatgtaatcttatggtatatagtgtttaatctatacatatatatttattttattattaaatgatattttttactcatatggttttaaaatcatgtgtatcttcttataataaaaatgttaaaccattgatcattaatttttaacataataattttaatagttttagtcatttattgtcgtttttaaaaattcaaaatataacatatacgaaaaaatctaaattttatttttatagcaaatttgattgtttaatttattttaataatataaaattaaacaaaaaatgatggaggagatataaattgttatcaaatctttattattaaaatcattaattgtcatatatatattagtcatttatggtaattccgtaagttttatttaaggaaagaaaatagcatatcatatcattatatcatatagtttgaccaacttatgtatctaacaacatataaaaatcgaatgtggacctacttatttttcaattgaatgtaattgactaacTAATTGaatgccacctatgcattgggacctcttttaattaatacaaaattaaggttacatcttttcaaatgttcctcaattaatatataggggatatgtTACGTATTCACCTTCCGGACATAGTCTCGTACGGTTCAACTACATTATTTAAAGTTCAGGCAGATATAAACCACTGAAAAGACCAAAAGGTCCAACTAAGTAGGCACAAAAGAACCAAGAAAAAATATCAAGCCTTCTTCTTTTTGGATTTGAGCATGACCATTCCAATGAATACGGAAAGAAGAGAGAGGAGAGTTACGCCAGCGAAGACAGGTACGAGGATGGCATAGTCTTGAGGCAAAAAGTACTTGTGGATGAAGTGATCACTATCTACAAATGGCTGTTGCAAAGGAAAATTTTAACACGTGAGCTTCTTCCTCGTAATATCCAAAACATTCGTTGACAATTGGTAGATCAAAATACAATACAACGTCTTTATAAGGACAACTTGGAGGATGAGATATTCACTTACCAGGATGATGACCCAGAAAGTATAGTACGTGAATATGGATAAGCTGATCGAAGATAATAGAAGCCCAACTGCTCGATCCGCTAGCTCCATTTGTCACGTTCAAAACCTGTCAGAAAGATTCAAGAAGCATAAgccttggaaaaaaaaacagtttgacGAAAATTCTAACTGTGAACGCCGTGGAAACCATTTCACCTAGCAGTTGCCACAAGCACAGCTAATGCCACGGTTCTAAACTCTGAGGGTATTCAAACTGTGCAACTAACTGTACACAGCCGAAGGACAATAATAACCGGACCTTAGATTTTTCTAGACGTCAGATACACAGAGCTTAACAAACATCTCTAAAACGAGTCAGAGTTGACCTAGGAAGATATCAGCAACGAGTCGTGTAGTGGAGAGAAAGTAATCATCTCCACGCTCCAAAGTCAATAGCTTGAAGTGATATTTGACCTAAGTAGAGGTCTTTGAGGTGTTGCTTACAGAGCCCTATTCTCCTTCCATTTAAGCTAGAAGGAATGCAAACAGAAAATCCAGTTCTCCAACCAGGAAACTTCTGTCTTTCCATTGCATGTAGAGTATAAACAGCAGGTGCAGCCATAGAGCAGCCAGATACAAAGCAATTGCAAGGCCTTGATTCGCTCACTATTCGAGCTAAAGACAACAAACACAAACCACTATTGAAAATGCCGTACGTTAGATGTTCATCCCTGTCAAACGCCGGAGAATCTAGTTTCTCATGTTGTATCTCCTGTTCTATATCTTCAGCAGAGGGTATCGTGCTCAGTTCTTCATCAAGGCGTCTCTCTATTTCATTTTCGTGTATTCGATATTTCGACGCCAAAGTCCGGATGCATGACTTTCTGACCTGATTGTCGATAAGAGCTTTCATCTCATCAAAATTACTACAGCCTCCATACCATATCACCCATCGCCGGACAAGTCCCGAGAACCAATCAATTATTTGGGCAGTGTCTTGCAATATAAGCATAGAGTTCGTACGAGCATAACCCTCAGAAGTTACTAATCCATAGCGAAAAAGACGCCTTCTTATAGCATTGGTAGGAGCAAGAACATCACCAAAGAAAACAGGTTTATCATGAGAGTCTGGACACGGTAAAAGCGCTTCTACTTTAGCTGTCTCTGAAGAAACATATGCCGCAGCAGAAGTTTGGAACTTGTTATACGCGTCTCTTAGCTCTTGAGGAATTGTAGGTTCAACAATATGCTTGGACAGGATAAACTCCTCGCTTCTATCCGTGGAGGTTCTCAGCACGTCCTCCATCCATATCctaagcaagaccttataccAATGATCTGTTTCCATGCCTGCCTTTCTGTGGCAAGATATCTGGCTCAAGGTAGAGTTACTATCCGCCAAGCCTCTGATCTCTGACTCCTTGACCTTCTTCAACCCGTGTCCTAACCATTTCTTTCCAATTCTAACTGTTCCCAAGGTCCACGCCTCTTCTTTCTGCAATGCAAAGAGCCTAACCTTCTCCTTTAACTTGTGAACAGCTTTTACAGCGGGACTCTCCCTCACGTTTTTCCTCACCAACGTACCCAAAACACGAATCCCCTTGGCCGTTTCACATGGTGACGGGTCTATTTCATCTGTGACGTCCAAATGCAGTGAGTTCCGTAAGAAATCTACAGCTTCAGATCTGATATCAACCGCAACTTTCTCGGGTCCAGACACAGAGAAAAATATCTCATCCATAAATCTGCAACAATAAACTCTAACAGCAACGTCCTTCTCCGTACAACTTTTCAAATCTTCCTCTCCGGCCTTCCTCCTGAACCAGGACCGAAGCTTTGAGCCTAAGCCATCGTCAACACTCTGTGAATCACGATCAAGAGCCTCATGCCTCATTGAGATCCTATAAAACTCATGATCAAACCGATCAAGATACACGTTCATCAACACACGTGACAACACCCCTTCTTGTGGAAGACCATGGCCCTTGGGAAACCCTCCAAACTCCAGATTAAGCACCCGGGCTTCAAACATAGAACGCAGCAAGACGCTTAAGCTACAATCTTCTACCTTTTCCTCCATCACAGAGAGCAAGCTCTCGAAAACAGAATCATCCACTTTTTTGTTCAAGCTCAAAGTGAAACACCAATCAGAACGAGACACACTGTTGCTGATATACTTCAACGCGGAGCCACGTCCCCTTCCACTTCGACAACTATGCGAAATCTTCGAAAAGTAAGGACTGAAAACGACTTCCAAGACTATTCTAATAGCTTCTTGAACAACTTTCAAAGCTAAACTAGGCATAACAAGAACCTCCTTCGTTTTATCTCTAGCCACAAGCGAAAACGTATTGGAAGCAACATCAAACACACCGCTAGATAACTCTTCCGCCATAGAATCAAACGCAAACGCAACTTTGCCATCTGATTCTGTGACGGGAACATTGGAGTTAAGTCTGATACAATCATAAGCGTCGCGAAGAGTCTCGGGCCTAGCGATCACTGTCTTCAAGAGATCATTAAACTTGCCGTTAGTGTACTGCTCTTTGACTCTTTTCTTTAAACGGAGCTCGAGAGATCGTTTTAGCTCCATACGGCTTCTAGGTTTGGGATCATCAACGCGAGGAGAAGATTCCTCTACGAGAGATGCTAATTCCCCAGCTAGTGAGAATATTCCGGTTTGCTTACTATCCGGAGGAGGAGGTTTCGAGTGTGTGGATCGTGCGGGGATCCACAGGCGCCGCGAAATGAGGGTTTCGAGATTGAAACGACGCAACGATTGCAAAACTAGGTTTCGGTTCCTAAACATGAGGTACATTTCGATTCTCAAATCTAAGACTATGCGATTGACTAAACCGGAACAATCAGGTTCAACAATCTCACGGTTTAACTTTGATGTACATTTGAGATCGAGGCAGAAGATGGAAGGGAACTTACGTTTAGAGACGAATGCGCGGCGACagagatagatagagagagGAAGCGGCGCGCGGCGAAACACTGGAGATGGAGAAGAGAGTATTGCGGGAAGAGTGAGGAAAAGGAAGGACtatttgttaaataatataaaatattttgttttgtttttcgaAATTACATTATGAGTCCTTTAATTGCAGAATGTTCCTTGTTTTGGACATATGTTTTCGAAATTACATTAGTGACCATCTTGCACTTATGATTTGCCATCAATTACTCATCTTTCGTTCTtacgaaaattattttaaaggtAGTGTATGTATATGTGGTGTTAACATTTGAGACAAATTTTCATTTGCCATGAAAGtacaataataatattttgattatcaATTAAAAGGACTGATCAGGTGTCCAAGATTATTGTTTATCAATTTCCCCCTGTCAACTgacaatctatactatactaaaagggagataTAAACCCCTCTTAGAGTGTCCACATCAGCATATATAATCATCCAATCAGAGAGcccgaagttgccacgtcatctcatttattttttcgtaaaaaatgaaaaaaaaatgcaaaggacaggatcgaacccgggttagtatgacataaatatagagCATATACcgctaagccattgaaactttcttgaacacatatacaagaatcacttaGAGTGTCCACATCAGCATATATAATCATCCAATCAGAGAGcccgaagttgccacgtcatctcatttattttttcgtaaaaaatgaaaaaaaaaatgcaaaggacaggatcgaacccgggttagtatgacataaatatagaaCATATACcgctaagccattgaaactttcttgaacacatatacaagaatcactaaatatgtaatcacaaactcttatgtacatttacaataatatggattcaactttcaagacttcgatattttgttttgtaaaaaaaataagaaagtgactaagctaatatattttttgaaagtgtgagaacattgacaaatatgaaaaagcatagatttttgttttcgtgacaaagttaagacttttgtaaaagtaagtttacataagcttgctttccccgattctatatacacaagattctatatacacaaataaatataatataacaacataagcttgcttttcccgattcatatgaaaactttttaagttatccaccaaagcaaattaattaaatcaatcaaattgttagaatacaacaaattaatatataattttattttaaattaaattatttaaaagtgtattttcattaaaaataaaataataaaaagtaaaactgatttgatggtaatttttatgacatatatatatatatattatgtgaaagaaatataagcttaatatggaaaaaaatcttaaatacaaaaaatcctaaaattaacaaaaaaaactaataaaaattaaactatgatatcaattgaaagcttcttagacaatattaataaaatatttaaacgataattagacaaatttaattttttttgccagccaaaagtgtattattaattagcatcagttatttcaagatgtttaagaaaggatggacttaaatgatatatgaactatgaatagtagtactttgtaaagctgacttagataacacatctgcacatcatttccaatcctttttgatgcctaaattcaatttcttcagagcagttattccacaaaaagatcgtatgagatattgttttgatattcagatttgtttcttgaatgttaagaagattgataactgtaaaaatgtctccttcgaatattatatgtctataaccgaatctccaacatgagacaactttgtttaaaaagtaaataattttatttttcttatattatataataaatatatattatttactgataataaaaatataattattcatctatcacaaatatctatgcaaatatgtgaatcaagtactacaatcaaacaacataatgatttccacaaagaaaatttaaaaaatatatttatgttatgtagtcttattttatattctttaaataatgtaatacaatattatacattatttttttagaattgagaaatacatatatatcagttagacaaattaagcaaTAATTAGACAATTTTGACtctttttttgccagccaaaagtttattattaattagcatcagttatttcaagatgtttaagaaaatatggacaaaaaataggatggacataaatgatatatgaattatgaatagtactttgtaaaactgacttagataacacatatgcacatccattttcagtcctttttgatgcctaaattcaatttcttcagagcagttattccacaaagagatcgtatgagatattgttttgatattcagatttgtttcttgactgttaagaagattgataactgtaaaatgtctcatttgaatataatatgtctataaccgagtccctacatcagacaagtttgttttaaaagaatataattttatttttcttatattatataataaatatatattatttactgataataaaaatatagttattcatctatcacaaataactatgcaaatatgtgaatcaagtacaacaatcaaacaacataatgatttccacaaagaaaatttaaaaaatatatttatgttatgtagtcttattttatattctttaaataatgtaatacagtattataca belongs to Brassica rapa cultivar Chiifu-401-42 chromosome A07, CAAS_Brap_v3.01, whole genome shotgun sequence and includes:
- the LOC103831906 gene encoding nuclear intron maturase 4, mitochondrial; the protein is MYLMFRNRNLVLQSLRRFNLETLISRRLWIPARSTHSKPPPPDSKQTGIFSLAGELASLVEESSPRVDDPKPRSRMELKRSLELRLKKRVKEQYTNGKFNDLLKTVIARPETLRDAYDCIRLNSNVPVTESDGKVAFAFDSMAEELSSGVFDVASNTFSLVARDKTKEVLVMPSLALKVVQEAIRIVLEVVFSPYFSKISHSCRSGRGRGSALKYISNSVSRSDWCFTLSLNKKVDDSVFESLLSVMEEKVEDCSLSVLLRSMFEARVLNLEFGGFPKGHGLPQEGVLSRVLMNVYLDRFDHEFYRISMRHEALDRDSQSVDDGLGSKLRSWFRRKAGEEDLKSCTEKDVAVRVYCCRFMDEIFFSVSGPEKVAVDIRSEAVDFLRNSLHLDVTDEIDPSPCETAKGIRVLGTLVRKNVRESPAVKAVHKLKEKVRLFALQKEEAWTLGTVRIGKKWLGHGLKKVKESEIRGLADSNSTLSQISCHRKAGMETDHWYKVLLRIWMEDVLRTSTDRSEEFILSKHIVEPTIPQELRDAYNKFQTSAAAYVSSETAKVEALLPCPDSHDKPVFFGDVLAPTNAIRRRLFRYGLVTSEGYARTNSMLILQDTAQIIDWFSGLVRRWVIWYGGCSNFDEMKALIDNQVRKSCIRTLASKYRIHENEIERRLDEELSTIPSAEDIEQEIQHEKLDSPAFDRDEHLTYGIFNSGLCLLSLARIVSESRPCNCFVSGCSMAAPAVYTLHAMERQKFPGWRTGFSVCIPSSLNGRRIGLCKQHLKDLYLGQISLQAIDFGAWR
- the LOC117125614 gene encoding dolichol-phosphate mannose synthase subunit 2, which translates into the protein MELADRAVGLLLSSISLSIFTYYTFWVIILPFVDSDHFIHKYFLPQDYAILVPVFAGVTLLSLLSVFIGMVMLKSKKKKA